The Phragmitibacter flavus genome includes a region encoding these proteins:
- a CDS encoding LysM peptidoglycan-binding domain-containing protein — MLLLHVFLIGAVVLYNIIAEKPGSNVATQDQPVIPSVESIAVDASVTPRSEIPAGQTDANAVVETVEYIVTPGQNLQSIAEATGATTEQISALNNLNENGALYVGRKLLVPRLGGGTVSAAAPAVMMAPKAEENSASKLVEPAPAPVAAKALDKPAEPRLEVAKAKPVPAAVPVKAAPKLDAPAKPAVAKPVASSSRSHQVQNGETFYGIARKHDVNVNELMKLNGFTDPGKLRKGTVLKLPAK; from the coding sequence TTGCTGTTGCTGCACGTGTTCCTGATTGGCGCCGTGGTGCTGTATAACATCATTGCGGAAAAGCCGGGGAGCAATGTCGCGACGCAAGATCAGCCTGTTATTCCGTCGGTTGAATCGATAGCGGTGGATGCCTCGGTAACACCGCGTTCAGAAATCCCCGCTGGTCAGACGGATGCAAATGCAGTCGTGGAAACGGTCGAATACATCGTAACGCCTGGACAGAATCTGCAGAGCATCGCCGAAGCCACTGGAGCAACCACGGAGCAGATCTCCGCGTTGAACAACCTGAATGAAAACGGAGCCTTGTATGTGGGCAGAAAATTGCTGGTGCCGCGCCTGGGAGGCGGAACCGTCAGTGCGGCAGCGCCTGCGGTGATGATGGCTCCCAAGGCTGAGGAGAATTCAGCTTCGAAGTTGGTCGAGCCTGCCCCTGCGCCGGTTGCTGCGAAAGCTCTGGACAAACCTGCCGAACCAAGGCTGGAAGTGGCAAAAGCCAAACCGGTTCCTGCGGCGGTTCCGGTCAAGGCTGCGCCGAAACTGGATGCACCTGCAAAACCAGCGGTGGCAAAACCTGTGGCGAGTTCAAGTCGTTCTCATCAAGTTCAGAACGGGGAAACCTTTTACGGGATCGCTCGCAAACATGATGTGAATGTGAATGAGTTGATGAAGCTCAATGGGTTCACCGATCCTGGGAAATTGCGCAAAGGAACCGTGTTGAAGTTGCCGGCAAAATAA